The genomic segment tcttaggattctacggtaatgttgtaagtcttgcgaatgaaatttcgaaaagttgtaacaaaacaaaatatttttggacattaaaaaaataaaataattcaagaaaaatattagtagaaaaaaataaaaaaaggtctcatcaggatttgaacccggacctcttgctccgtaggcggggtcactaccgagaaggcaaagagatcgtcaaacccttatgcacctgcgattgcagcgccacctatcttttcttttatatgtgcacttctgatacttaaagctttcgctccttatatttctaatctccatagtTGTTAGGTTGAGCGTCTGCTGCTGTTTCAGTATATTTTAGTAACGCTGAaatctaaataaatatcaaagagGCTGTATATGATATTAAgggaaatatttttgatttatttactgAAATACTCCCAAATTGTTGGTAAAATGGTAAAAtatacacaaaattatttttttgttaaagaaAACGTTTTTCCCTATAAGTCTTACTGTAAAGAATTATTTTACATACACCCACCTACACTATCTTGGAAACACCTCTGACATAATGCTGGTTTGGTGCTTTCGAACACTTTCAAACAATTTGAAAGCGAGAGAGAACATTATTCAATTACTAAAAAATACAAGCTAGTTAGCGACTGGTGAAAATtagtttaaataataacaacaaTTTTACGGTCAATTTTTATTACATGATCAATTTACATTCCTTACAATCAAGATCCTTCCTTAACGTCGTCACACCAATGAAACAATATACATAGTAATAAGTTgaaacataattaaaacaaatgaCTGAGAAAGGGCCATCACAATATAATCACCGGTTGCCAGTATTCTTCAAGAAACAGAGCTATGGAAGACCCGGAAACAGAGTGGATCATCTAGATACACTAAATTATAACTAACTCCTTCGACTTCATCGGAAAATACATGCAAATGAGTGATAAGATGGCAAATTACAACCTAACCTAATCCTGACTCGACTTCCATTCAAAACATCAGGTACAAAAATAACTGCATTTAATTTAAACATTATAGTTTCTTTCGTCCAGTAATAACAACATCTTAGTACTTATATACCGATTTCTCAAAAGATCGGAGACAATTATTTCCTTTGCTTCGATTCATCGAGAGCTACTGTCCACAGTACCTCTCGGCAAATATTTGTACTCCATGTTGTGTTATATAAACTCGCATAGTGCATCTGCTATCATATCATATGAATCTTCCAAAGACAGCTCGAGGACACCGAAAGACATCCATCCACGGCCGCTAGTTTCAGTACATCAGATTACAACACGTTAATATTGAACCTAAAGACTAGTTAGAAATgcaaatattcatatttttgtaCACATTTCGCTTATTATTAAGATAACaccagataaaaataatagaaaactCTCGTCTCTATTAACAGGGATATGACTTAGATGTCAACAACTCATAGGATGGCTCAATATAATTTTATGTACATATCATTAACAAGTCGCCTGCGGGCGAGGGAAGCGTGTGGGCACTGGCTTGTGGCGCTGGCctctttttatattatattcaaaTCCTTTAGTTTTAGAGAATAAGTTGAAGCAGAGACAGAAGTGAGATAAGCCAAGGGATTTATGGCTTAGGATTATAACGCACTGCGATTCATTTCTTGCCATAACGTATAGGTACACATGCTTCGCGCACGCATTTGACTTGAAACCGGAAATGAATCCCAGTATGTTCTTGTTCTAAGTCTTTCTAGAGTTTCGATTCGTAACAATCTTGTGAACTGTagattttttgttgtttttagaCAATAACTAGGTAgatgtttccaatataataatgtaATTTCAAAGTACCTAAGTTTAAGTGTGAGtttgtatgtattataaattataataaatatcgtaGCTTTTTATATGAATGTCTGAAAAAAAGATACATTTTcagagaaagaaaaaaataccaagtAGGTAATGTATTTAGATTGATGACGCCAAGTAATCataaaaaatagattaaaaCAAATTGGAAAATGATTTCTTTGCCACTATTGTATTTTTCACATGttaattttaaacatttaattaACACTATGCTCTCCATTAATCCCTCAGCTTATCCTATCGTCCGGCTCATACAACAAAATGATTACATTGTCTTAAATATAGCCTCTTGTATACCTACGCTACGCATATACCATGCGCGTTAGCAATAACAATAAGCTACACTATTCACTGAAATTGTTTGATTTTGCGGCATAATTCATAAATCTGGACTTACCACGTGTAACTGCTTTCGCGATCACAACATTACTTATCTACTACGTTACTTTTCATACTTACTCAAATATTTCTGCAGTACCGTATTATTGTATAGAAAACTCCTTATAAAACACCCGAAAATGAACTGCAGCTTATACACCAATGGTACCAATATGATACACAAATGTTTAATTGACAAAATTATAGGCGCAAACTGTAGGTGTACTTAGATATAAAAGTAGTTCGTAGATTTGTTATGGAGGACAACTTCGCTATAGTAAGCTAAGCTACACTGAGCTATTcttcttatatattttttttgtgtggtTAAAGCCCTGCCACAGATAGTTAGTCTTGTTTGTCTTGTAGAAATCAtaccaatatatgtatatatggaTCAAAATAAATCACTGCCTATATTAGAAACTTTCGTACGGTGGCTGGAATATAACGTAGACGGGGGCATCAGTCGTTTCCATTACGGGCGATTCAAACAACACGTAAACTCGTATGTGACTTTAGATACATTGCGGGCTATTTTATCCGGCCGATCATATGACTCATTGTAAAGAATCGCATGCGAGATCTCATACCGTCTAAATCGACCCTTAATTTATAAACAGCTCTACGTACATACAAGCGGCCCTGCCGCGATAGGCTTCAGAGGTTGGCCGTCGGCTGCAGCCCGGGTGTCACTAGTAGCggcgcgcgtgtgtgtgtgtgtgttagaTCTGCGTGCTGAAGCGCGGGCGCGGCAGCTCGAACACGTCGCCGTGCACGGAGCGCGCCAGCGCCTTGATGCTCGCTGCGATGTCGTGCGGCTCCTCCTGCACATATGGTCTAATTAGTATAAATACTACAAAGCCTGGCCATATAACGTCCGGCCATTGCAGAGTGGTTGTGTCGGCGCTTATACTACCAGACATAACCAAATAATCGGTAAAGCCGATGTTCGACGACATTAGACTTACTACTGAAAATATTTCAGCAAcatttcacattttttttatttctaactCAAATATTTAATTCGCAAATGTGCGGGAGCCTATATATGCTGCATTTTTATGGAATTTATGTGTAATGTTATATTTCCGTAACTTAGGCGTTGATACTAATCCGTTGGGGAGCAGAGAGTAGTCAGGTGGTCGGTGCTGAAAGCTGGGCTATGCCGTGCCGCAGGAACATTTGACAGCACCCATGTCTAATACGTCGTGTTTGTGGATAGTGACTCTGCGTGCAAAGCCGATGGTCCTCCGTTCTCTGGGGCTAGATCAACCTGTGTgtatcccccaatatttatttattttatttattagagtAGAGTACTCACGTCGTTGTCGGGCTCCCGGGGCGCGCGCTCGGCGGGGAACACGGGCATGTTGATGGGCAGCGAGCGCGCCAGGTCGAGGttggcgccgccgcgcccgcgacCTATTTGGATGCCTTCGTCGTTGCTCACGTCCACTGCAAAAATATGACGCATTATCAGTAACGAAATCAAAACAGTAAGATAGGTATCCATCCAAGTTCCATGTTTATATCAAATACGAGACGCTAAAGCTTATATATTAGTATTGTAATAACCGAAAAGTGTAGGATGATGATTTCAGTGTTCATTTCAGGTTATAAAGTGTAAGTTGTTTATTGTATTTGTTCATGTCACATCGCAATTTTCTGTAGAAATTTCAGATGCAAACACCCATATGACATATGAAGTAGTGTAATTTTCCAAATCAACCATCATAGCAATTCTTAGTAGTCATAGCAGGGGcgactcactccgcgattctatcgccgcgcgacaagtacatgccggcggccgcgagttcgcggcccattcagaggtgacgaccttcgcgcggcgcaatagaattcaatctcggctgctcgcgtgcggtccgtttgttgatgtaggtaagaatttataatggcggcgttttgtgaacatcaaaggagtgagccttatGTACtggtactattatatatattctgtggtcataGTACTTTGTAGTCATATTCTAACTAgtaagtagtagtaaaacaaTTGCACAAAAAAGTGTATAACATACAGAGAAATACAGTGAATGTAATTACCATCAGAATCGTCGTAGTCGTCCTGGTCTGAGATCATATGATTGTGCGAGTCCATCCCTTCCAAGTCGAAGATATCTTCTGCGTCCAGCGAATCTTCTTCTGGGGGAAGGTCCCTGTTGTGCTGTAAAACAATATCACGGGGCTAGATATAAACTTCTGAAGCCGGAATAAAAAGAAATTTTATATGTTGTCTATTTTAAGTTTTCTTTGCGGACCACCAAAGGTTTTAAATAGAAGTTTCTTTAGTCAACAAATTTGGGCCTGAATTATCCCTTACCTTAACAATATTGTGTGACGTTTTTTTGGCATCTTTAAATGAAGACAGTCTTCGTCTCTGAAGTGGAGGTAGCTGCGGTGAAGGGGGTCCATTGTCAAGGGAGGTGTCCACCCGGAAGCCGTCCCCATTCAGGCTGTCTCGGGTTTTGCTTACAATACTGAAAATTTAAACATTGGCTTTTAGTCATCTTTAATTAGTAATCAAaatataatcaattaatcaacTTATGTCTATAAAACATGCAGTTGAAGGAGCTTTATGGGTGAATTGCATAAATGGGGTATGTAGACCTAAAACTAGTTTCAAGTCAATTGATTCCATTGTTTTCCACAATTAAGCAGTTTCTTGCAGTTCATCCACATCTCAGCTTACAGAATTGAACTACATCAGGTATAAAAAAGGTAGATTTGTGAATCATTGAAAagaaaaattaatatattatagaCAATAAATATTTGTCTATACCAACAGTAccttaattaaaacaaaaataggaAACAAGAAACTAGCATAACAGGTGTTGTACCTAGCTAATATCTTGTGATCCCTTTGTGCTCTGTCTTTGTATGCTTCAAACTCGGCATACTTTTGGTCTCGGAACTGCCTTACAGTTTCCTCAATGGCTTCGAGCTGCGACTGCAGGGTCCGCGAGAGCTGCTTGCTCAGCGTGCCTATGGCCTGCTGCGCCGGCTGCCAACCTTTCTTATCACTAACTATATTGTTTGTGTCCACATTCTCTTTCATCTCTAAGCTAGTTACTTCTGGCACAAGTAAGTTAAAAACTGGAGAGAAATTGCTTGTCTTCTTTAGATCATTTATTTTCTCTTGTGTGGTCTGTAAGGAAACAATCTAGTACATGTAACCCAGATTTTAAGT from the Leguminivora glycinivorella isolate SPB_JAAS2020 chromosome 8, LegGlyc_1.1, whole genome shotgun sequence genome contains:
- the LOC125228939 gene encoding uncharacterized protein LOC125228939 isoform X2 — translated: MALCVCKCLNVTLGSDKIEDNVDIKKLELSPMEQRDIFFSEKLLSTPLNSLKSQVVQPALVCQRGVGRWTLHSCLACGQITHAVSQDRPSTVLIPKATQTTQEKINDLKKTSNFSPVFNLLVPEVTSLEMKENVDTNNIVSDKKGWQPAQQAIGTLSKQLSRTLQSQLEAIEETVRQFRDQKYAEFEAYKDRAQRDHKILASIVSKTRDSLNGDGFRVDTSLDNGPPSPQLPPLQRRRLSSFKDAKKTSHNIVKHNRDLPPEEDSLDAEDIFDLEGMDSHNHMISDQDDYDDSDVDVSNDEGIQIGRGRGGANLDLARSLPINMPVFPAERAPREPDNDEEPHDIAASIKALARSVHGDVFELPRPRFSTQI
- the LOC125228939 gene encoding uncharacterized protein LOC125228939 isoform X1; its protein translation is MALCVCKCLNVTLGSDKIEDNVDIKKLELSPMEQRDIFFSEKLLSTPLNSLKSQVVQPALVCQRGVGRWTLHSCLACGQITHAVSQDRPSTVLIPKATQIVSLQTTQEKINDLKKTSNFSPVFNLLVPEVTSLEMKENVDTNNIVSDKKGWQPAQQAIGTLSKQLSRTLQSQLEAIEETVRQFRDQKYAEFEAYKDRAQRDHKILASIVSKTRDSLNGDGFRVDTSLDNGPPSPQLPPLQRRRLSSFKDAKKTSHNIVKHNRDLPPEEDSLDAEDIFDLEGMDSHNHMISDQDDYDDSDVDVSNDEGIQIGRGRGGANLDLARSLPINMPVFPAERAPREPDNDEEPHDIAASIKALARSVHGDVFELPRPRFSTQI